The genome window CCCTGCAGGATCGCGTTCAGGGGCTGGATGCCGGCGCCGATGATTACATGACCAAACCTTTCGAACTGGAAGAACTGCTGGCACGCATCCGCGCCCTCCTGCGCCGCACCCAGATGGAACGCGCTCCCGTGCTTTCGTTTGCCGACCTGACCCTCGATACCTCTACCCGGCAAGCCACTCGTGGCAACCGCACCATTCCCTTAACCGCCAAGGAATACGACCTGCTGGAACTCTTCCTGCGGCATCCACGCCAGGTGCTCACCCGCGAGATGATTTTCGACCGCGTGTGGGGCTATGACTTCGGCGGGGAGAGCAACGTGCTGGATGTGTACATCCGCTACCTGCGGCAAAAACTGGAAAGCGATGGAGAGCCCCGCCTGCTCCATACCGTGCGCGGGGTAGGATACGTGCTGAGAGAAACCCCCTGATGTCGCTGCGTTCCCGCCTCGCCCTCCTCTTCACCCTGGTGCTGGGGGGCACGCTGTTCATCTTTGGCTCGCTGGTCTACGGACTGGTGAGCATTGTTTTAACCGAACAGATTGATAGCCTGCTGGCGCGCGAAGCCTCCCGCCTGGTTGAGGGGTTGGGGGTCAACACCATGGGACAGTTCGACCGGCGCTGGCTGGAATCCTTTGAACCGGCGGAAGGCACGCTGGTCATTCAGGTCTGGGACAACAACCGCCGTTTGCAATTTGCCCGTCCGCGCACCTGGACACAACCGCTCGACCCCGCGGCGCGGCAGTCGGGCAGGACAATGTTCAGCGCGGCTTTCAGCAATGAACAGCACATGCGCGTCCTCACTGTGCCGCTGGTTACCCGCCGCGGGGCAGTGGGCATTTTGCAGGTTGGCTTGAGCCTGGCGCTGGTGGATGCGGTGCGTTCCACCCTGGCATCCATCCTCTTCTTCCTGGCGCTGATTTCGATTGTCCTGGCGGCGTTGCTGGCTTCGGTTGCCGTGCAACGCACCCTGCAACCACTGGAGATGGTTACCGAGGTAGCTACCACCATCACCCGCGCCGATGACCTCTCACGGCGCATCCCCACACCGCCCAACAGCGATGACGAGGTGGGACGCCTGATTCAAGCCTTTAACCAGACGCTCAGCCGTCTGGAAAGCCTCTTCACCACCCAGAGGCGCTTCATCGCTGACGTGAGTCACGAACTGCGCACCCCGCTCACCGTCATCAAGGGCGAGGTGAGCCTGATGCGCAAGATGAAATGCGGGGACGAAGAATCCCTGCAGAGCATTGAATCTGAGGTGGACCGCCTTTCCCGCCTGGTGGGCAACCTGCTTTTGCTGGCACAGGCAGAATCGGGGCGTCTGCCGCTGGATTTGAAACCGGTGGAGATGGATACCATTCTGCTGGAAGTGTTCCAGCAGATGCGCACCCTGGCAGGGGAAAAGGTGCATCTGGAAATTGTCACCCTCGAACAGGTCTCCCTGATTGGCGACCGCGACCGCCTGAAGCAGGTGCTGCTCAATATCGTCGGTAATGCCGTGCAGTACACCCCGGCGGGTGGGGTGGTGACGCTGGGACTGACCCAAACCGATGGCTACGCCCGCATCACCGTCAGCGATACCGGCCCCGGCATTCCCGAAGAAGACCTGCCGTATATCTTCGAGCGTTTTTACCGCGGAGAAAAGTCGCGCACCCGCAGTCAGGGGCAGGCAAGCGGTTTTGGGCTGGGGCTGTCTATTGCCTACTGGATTGTGCAGGTACACGGGGGCAAAATTGACGTTACCTCAGTGGTGGGAAAAGGGACGACCTTCATCATCCACTTGCCGCTCAAACTTCCCGAGAAAAGCGGCGACGCGCCCGAAGGCGCGTCACTGAGTTAGATCCATATTCAGTTTTTCATCCCGGCCATTATAACCGACGGGTAGGGGTGGATGCGGGACGACTGCCCACCGGCGTAGCACTGGTGGTTCGGCCGCTCATCGAAAGGCTGTGGTAAGTAGGCTCGGGGATGGGCGCAGGTTCAGAGGGTGCAGAGGCTCCAAAGGAAGCGCCTGACGAGGTGCGCGAGGCGGTCGTACTGCGATTGAGGGCAGGGGTGGGTGCCGGACGGGGAGCAAAAGACGGAGCCGTAGGCAAAGGTGCAGGGGTGGGCAGTCCAGCCGGGGTTGCCGCAGTGTTCCGCCATGAGCGCGAACGGCTGGTTTCGCCGTGGATGACCCGATCCAGCGCTACCGAGAGCGTACCGATGATCAACACCCGGATGACCCAGACCATGATGGCAACAAAGACCGGTACTACCGTGGCAAGCGTCTTGGGGTTAATGACAGCAGCGCTCTGCACCTTGTGATTGGTGATTGCCATGGAAACGCCCCACCAGGTGAGGATGGCGTTCATGGTTGCCGCCAGCAGCCATGCGCCGAAGAGGTACCAGATTTCTCGAGGTTCGTTTTCTCCCTGCTCCGGAGTGAACAGGCGGGCAATACCGGCAAAGTCAATTCCGCAGAAGGCTATAGCGAGGATGGTGGACCAGTACATCCCGCCAAACTTTAAGTCGCCCAGCAGGTCTCTCAGCGCATGGTCGGTGGTGCTGTAGTTGAAAATTTCGAAGGCAAGCAGCGCCCCCAAAATCATCACCAGGAACACCACGCTCGGATTGGCACGCGAGATGGCTGAGCGAAGTTGTGCACTCATGGCACGACTGTTGCTGTTCATGGGTTATCCTCCTTACTCTGGCAAACAAATGCAAATAACAGAAAATTTGTTCTATAGCAAACTCAGTATAGAACAAATGTTCGTTAAAGTCAAGGATGAAATTCAGGGAAATTTCGCTGAATTAGCGGCTCTTCAACGGGGGCAAATTTTTGCCTGCACGGCTTCAAAAGAGGCTTTATCCGCCAACACCAGCAGCGTATCGCCCCCCTGAAGCACCGTACCCCCGCTGGGAAGAATGAAATCCTTCTCGCGGGCAATGAGGATGATGAGAAACTCATCGGGAAGTCCTAATTCGACAATGGCTTTGCCCACCGCTGGCGACTCTGGCGAGAGAGTCAATTCCTTTAACTCGCTCTTGAAGCCGCCAACCGGAGTGTACTCAATGGGATAAACCCGCCGGGGCGTTTCCGGTGCATCTACCTTCAGCCAGCGCGCCATGATGGGAATGGTGGTACCCTGCAACAGGACCGAGGTCAGCACCACAAAGAAGATGACGTTGAACATCAAATCGGCGTGCGAAACCCCGGCAAGCAAAGGGAAAGTTGCCAGCACAATGGGAACAGCCCCACGCAAGCCCACCCAGGAGACAAAGGTTTTCTCCCGCAGATTCAACGAACTGAACAGCAAACTGACAAACACACTGAGCGGACGGGCAAGCAAAATCAAAGCGGCGGCGCAGAGCACCCCCCCCCCACAATGGGCAGGAGCCGCGAAGGGAAAACCAGCAATCCCAGCGTGAGGAACATGGCAATCTGCATCAGCCACGCCAGCCCATCGTGAAAGCGCAAGAGACTGCGCTTGTGAATGAAATCGTAATGCCCCAGCACAATTCCTGCCATGTATACGGCAAGGAAACCACTGCCGCCCAGCACCGCCGTCACCCCGTAAGTCAGAAAAACCAGGGAGAGTGTCAGCACCGGATACAACCCTTCGTAGCCCAACTTCAAACGGTTGATGAGAAAGAGCATCACCCTGCCCATGCCCAATCCCAGCACAGCCCCGATGAGCATCTGCTGGATGAACAGACCCACCATTTGCCCCACAGACGGGTTGGGCTGGGTGAGCCATTGAATCAAGCCCAGGGTGAGGAAGACCGCCATGGGATCGTTGCTTCCCGATTCCAGTTCCAGCAGGGGCTTGAGCTTCCCCTGGAGATGAATGCCCCTGGAGCGCAACACCGAGAACACTGCCGCCGCGTCGGTGGAAGAGACAATCGCTCCGAACAGCAACCCCTCGGTGAGCGATAAGTCCAGCAGAAGATGGGCGCAGAGCCCTGCCACTCCAGCGGTGATCAGCACCCCCAGGGTGGACAAGAGCAAGCCCTCTTTCAGCACCGGTTGAATGTGCCGCCATTCCGTATCCAGCCCGCCGGAGAACAGAATTAGCACCAGGGCAATCACTCCGATAAACTGCGCCTGAGCGGGGTTATCAAAGTAAATACCCCCGGGACCATCCGAGCCTGCCAGCATGCCCAGAATCAAAAACAACAGCAGGGTAGGCACTCCAAAACGGTCCGAGATTTTGCTGATGAGCACACTGAAAAGCAAAAGAAGCGCCGCGGCAATGAGGACATAGTCATTCATGGGACGAAATCCTGTGCAAACCGGTCGCCAGCCTTGCTCAACGGGCAAGACATGGCACCTGCAGAGTTTTTCTCATTATACATGTATCGCCCATAGCCTGTTTTTTCCCACCTCAAAACAAAACGCGCCTTCTGTTTGGGAAGGCGCGCAATTCCTGCGAGATTCTGTCTTCAAGATAGTCCAGATTCTTGCCTCTCGCGCCTTTTTTCGGCAATTCCCAGCAGGCAGAGGAAGCCCAAAACACACAAGCCCGACCAGAAGGCAAAGGGCGCTGAGGGATAAATCTCTGCCAGGCTGTTGCCCAGAGGCGGCGCCAGCAGGTTGCCGA of Anaerolinea thermophila UNI-1 contains these proteins:
- a CDS encoding potassium/proton antiporter: MNDYVLIAAALLLLFSVLISKISDRFGVPTLLLFLILGMLAGSDGPGGIYFDNPAQAQFIGVIALVLILFSGGLDTEWRHIQPVLKEGLLLSTLGVLITAGVAGLCAHLLLDLSLTEGLLFGAIVSSTDAAAVFSVLRSRGIHLQGKLKPLLELESGSNDPMAVFLTLGLIQWLTQPNPSVGQMVGLFIQQMLIGAVLGLGMGRVMLFLINRLKLGYEGLYPVLTLSLVFLTYGVTAVLGGSGFLAVYMAGIVLGHYDFIHKRSLLRFHDGLAWLMQIAMFLTLGLLVFPSRLLPIVGGGCSAPPL
- a CDS encoding response regulator transcription factor, with product MKERILIIEDDEGIVRVLKRALTYEGYLVESALEGETGLQLAREHRPDLIILDWMLPGMDGLEVCQRLRTLCNAPILMLTAKDTLQDRVQGLDAGADDYMTKPFELEELLARIRALLRRTQMERAPVLSFADLTLDTSTRQATRGNRTIPLTAKEYDLLELFLRHPRQVLTREMIFDRVWGYDFGGESNVLDVYIRYLRQKLESDGEPRLLHTVRGVGYVLRETP
- a CDS encoding sensor histidine kinase codes for the protein MSLRSRLALLFTLVLGGTLFIFGSLVYGLVSIVLTEQIDSLLAREASRLVEGLGVNTMGQFDRRWLESFEPAEGTLVIQVWDNNRRLQFARPRTWTQPLDPAARQSGRTMFSAAFSNEQHMRVLTVPLVTRRGAVGILQVGLSLALVDAVRSTLASILFFLALISIVLAALLASVAVQRTLQPLEMVTEVATTITRADDLSRRIPTPPNSDDEVGRLIQAFNQTLSRLESLFTTQRRFIADVSHELRTPLTVIKGEVSLMRKMKCGDEESLQSIESEVDRLSRLVGNLLLLAQAESGRLPLDLKPVEMDTILLEVFQQMRTLAGEKVHLEIVTLEQVSLIGDRDRLKQVLLNIVGNAVQYTPAGGVVTLGLTQTDGYARITVSDTGPGIPEEDLPYIFERFYRGEKSRTRSQGQASGFGLGLSIAYWIVQVHGGKIDVTSVVGKGTTFIIHLPLKLPEKSGDAPEGASLS
- a CDS encoding TrkA C-terminal domain-containing protein yields the protein MLCAAALILLARPLSVFVSLLFSSLNLREKTFVSWVGLRGAVPIVLATFPLLAGVSHADLMFNVIFFVVLTSVLLQGTTIPIMARWLKVDAPETPRRVYPIEYTPVGGFKSELKELTLSPESPAVGKAIVELGLPDEFLIILIAREKDFILPSGGTVLQGGDTLLVLADKASFEAVQAKICPR